One Brassica napus cultivar Da-Ae chromosome A1, Da-Ae, whole genome shotgun sequence genomic region harbors:
- the LOC106369214 gene encoding vacuole membrane protein KMS1-like: MGSAAVTSSSDAAISALREKHEKEVENLTLTSQPLNTLSLFGEATFLYIKRSVLYLLAHGGWFILLTTLLVAFGVLLVTVDGPHGKHVEEVSEYVRYSLWWIALGVASSIGLGSGLHTFVLYLGPHIALFTLKATQCGRIDLKSAPYDTIQFKRVPSWLEKSCSEFGPPLMVSAAGSRVPLTSILPQIQLEAILWGIGTALGELPPYFISRAGSYTASLYLFIFLGAEWMEWFLVLASVPNPLFDLAGIMCGQFGIPFWEFFLATLIGKAIIKTHIQTIFIICVCNNQLLDWMENEMIWILSHVPGLADALPGLIAKLHAMKEKYIDVSPPVPSHIKVKKWDFSFASIWNGIVWLMLLNFFVKIVTATAQRHLKKKQEKEVAALTHSD; encoded by the exons CTCTGCGTGAGAAGCATGAGAAGGAAGTAGAGAATCTAACACTGACCTCGCAGCCTTTGAATACATTGAGCTTGTTTGGTGAGGCTACTTTTCTGTACATCAAGCGATCTGTATTGTATCTGCTTGCTCATGGAGGTTGGTTCATCCTTCTGACCACTTTGTTGGTGGCATTTGGAGTCTTGCTTGTGACTGTTGATGGACCTCATGGAAAG CATGTTGAAGAAGTATCAGAGTATGTCCGATACAGCTTATGGTGGATAGCACTTGGCGTCGCCTCTTCTATTGGTCTTG GATCTGGTCTCCACACTTTTGTTCTCTATTTGGGTCCGCACATTGCGTTGTTCACTCTTAAAGCAACACAATGTGGCCGTATTGATCTAAAATCTGCACCATATGATACCATACAGTTTAAACGGGTTCCCTCGTGGCTCGAGAAGTCTTGTTCAGAATTTGGTCCTCCTCTAATGGTATCAGCTGCTGGATCTCGTGTTCCACTAACCAGCATATTACCACAAATCCAGCTGGAAGCGATACTATGGGGTATTGGGACAGCTCTTGGGGAGCTTCCTCCATATTTCATCTCAAGGGCAGGTTCATATACTGCTTCTCTCTATCTATTTA TCTTTCTGGGAGCAGAGTGGATGGAATGGTTCTTGGTTCTTGCTTCG GTCCCAAATCCTCTGTTTGACCTCGCTGGAATAATGTGTGGACAGTTTGGCATCCCATTTTGGGAATTCTTTCTGGCCACTTTAATCGGAAAGGCGATCATCAAAACTCATATACAG ACAATATTTATCATCTGTGTCTGTAATAACCAACTGCTGGATTGGATGGAGAACGAGATGATCTGGATACTAAGTCATGTACCTGGTTTGGCTGATGCATTGCCTGGACTCATCGCCAAACTCCACGCCATGAAAGAAAAGTATATTGATGTGTCACCTCCTGTTCCATCTCATATCAAG GTGAAAAAATGGGATTTTTCGTTTGCGTCGATCTGGAACGGGATAGTGTGGCTAATGCTCCTCAACTTCTTCGTCAAGATTGTGACAGCAACTGCACAGAGACACttgaagaagaagcaagagaaaGAAGTAGCTGCTTTGACTCATTCTGATTGA